A single genomic interval of Vairimorpha necatrix chromosome 5, complete sequence harbors:
- a CDS encoding cell division cycle protein 23-like protein codes for MNEFFIRGLYRTLDFLNKIKLDLPPMTISYSQSDILYTVYINLKEYSYTYSSLLCTESRLYKNSIFFCTCCNNLKNFMRNYALFLNKKKQNLKIKSEYSDDDFLLYLIGLVKKDINILFEVVKRQPYFWDAYVAIIDLCTDENVPDVDGPLSDYFYMTLFVKKQITKKSFLLKKDFLNLKGAVLYYKREYKEALEVFKKCDEFSDYLDLFSNILYINKDIFLYDVSYKLINMNRYKPETLCCIANTYSFKKNHHKAIEYYNLCTNLLPCSMYFTLLGHEYIELKEYKKAIESYTKSIRLCINDYRGWYSLGKVYELLNMTETSLFYYKKSLEYKKDDTLIWLSLGNVYINLQMYEDGIKCFKQSIKLNDPLGFLYIAETYKTMKMYCESAEYYEKYVCMAKDKDGDVKRICLFLEEYYRKMCDNEKSKKYYEMSREID; via the coding sequence ATGAACGAATTCTTCATCAGGGGACTTTACCGTACACTagatttcttaaataaaataaaacttgATCTTCCTCCCATGACAATTTCTTATTCTCAATCTGACATTTTATACACTGTTTATATAAACCTCAAAGAATATTCATACACATACTCATCTTTATTATGTACAGAAAGCCgtctatataaaaattctatatttttttgtacttGTTGTAacaacttaaaaaattttatgagaAATTACgccttatttttaaataaaaaaaaacaaaatttgaaaattaaaagcGAATACAGTGACGACGACTTTTTATTGTACTTAATTGGGCtggtaaaaaaagatataaatatccTTTTTGAAGTAGTAAAGAGGCAGCCTTATTTTTGGGACGCTTATGTAGCTATAATAGATTTGTGTACTGATGAAAATGTTCCTGATGTAGATGGACCTCTTAGTgactatttttatatgactttgtttgtaaaaaaacaaattacaaaaaaatcttttttattaaaaaaagattttttaaatttaaaaggtGCTGTTTTGTATTACAAAAGAGAATACAAAGAAGCACTTGAAGTTTTTAAGAAATGTGATGAATTTTCTGACTACCTAGATCtcttttctaatattttatatattaataaagatatctttttatatgacgtgtcatataaattaataaatatgaacAGATACAAGCCCGAGACCTTGTGCTGTATAGCGAATACTTATagtttcaaaaaaaatcatcatAAAGCTATAGAATATTACAATTTGTGTACTAATTTATTACCATGTTCTATGTATTTTACATTATTAGGTCATGAATATATAGaattaaaagaatataaaaaagctATAGAATCTTATACTAAAAGTATAAGATTGTGTATAAATGATTATAGAGGATGGTATTCCTTAGGAAAAGTTTatgaattattaaatatgacAGAGACAagtttgttttattataaaaaatctttagagtataaaaaagatgataCGTTAATATGGTTGAGTTTAGGGaatgtttatattaatttacaaatgtATGAAGATGGAATTAAGTGTTTTAAACAGAGTATTAAGTTAAATGATCCACTTGGATTTTTGTACATAGCAGAGACTTATAAGACGATGAAGATGTATTGCGAGAGTGCGGAATATTATGAGAAATATGTTTGTATGGCGAAAGATAAAGACGGAGAtgtaaaaagaatttgtttgtttctTGAAGAATATTACAGGAAGATGTGTGACAATGAGAagagtaaaaaatattatgagaTGTCTCGGGAGAttgattaa
- a CDS encoding eukaryotic peptide chain release factor GTP-binding subunit (ERF3A), whose translation MEELENLQISKQILNIIFVGHVDAGKSTLCGQILMLQNIVDSRTLEKYKESAKEFGRESWYLSWCMDTNPEEREKGKTTELGTAFFELKNKKINILDAPGHKQYVFEMISGANCADVGVLVVSARINEFEAGFEKGGQTREHIILMKSGTIQKLVVLVNKMDDPSVKWSEERFNEIKSKIGSFIKFLFKDTVFIPVSGLTGENIGISRLDWYKGPTFFDFLNFLQVEKKDTKFLNILIIEKLKSLGSNLVCGKIDGGIIKKDDITKVVPGNIKIQVLGIFNQEDVEIQEGVPGDTVKLKLSKIDEIQIGSRLVEVNDIFYKSTHIFTSRLTVLDCENIISTGFVCMLHINVMTVQCKILEIRSLEKKKMRFLRAGQKALVKIECEKEIVLCDREPKERFALRLGERTLGVGIIRYIL comes from the coding sequence ATGGAAGAACTAGAAAATCTACAAATTTCCAAACAAATCCTCaacattatttttgtcGGTCACGTCGATGCCGGAAAATCCACTCTCTGTGGCCAAATTCTCATGCTCCAAAACATTGTCGACTCTCGAACTCTAGAAAAGTACAAAGAATCTGCCAAAGAGTTTGGCAGAGAAAGTTGGTACTTAAGTTGGTGTATGGACACTAATCCTGAAGAAAGGGAAAAAGGTAAAACCACTGAACTCGGTACAgctttttttgaattaaaaaataaaaaaattaatattttagacGCACCTGGTCATAAACAATATGTTTTTGAAATGATTAGTGGTGCAAATTGTGCTGATGTTGGTGTTTTAGTAGTTAGTGCACGTATTAATGAATTTGAAGCTGGTTTTGAAAAAGGTGGTCAAACTAGAGaacatataatattaatgaaAAGTGGTACTATACAGAAATTAGTAGTATTAGTTAATAAAATGGATGATCCCAGTGTTAAATGGTCAGAAGAAAGgtttaatgaaattaagAGTAAGATAGgtagttttataaaatttttatttaaagataCAGTTTTTATACCTGTGAGTGGACTCACAGGTGAGAATATAGGAATAAGTAGATTAGATTGGTATAAAGGACCTACTTTTttcgattttttaaattttttacaagtagaaaaaaaagatacaaaatttttaaatattttgataattgaGAAATTAAAATCTCTTGGATCAAATTTAGTATGTGGTAAAATTGATGGTggaataataaagaaagatGATATTACTAAAGTAGTACCTGggaatattaaaatacaaGTATTAGGAATTTTTAATCAAGAAGATGTAGAAATACAAGAAGGTGTCCCTGGGGACACcgtaaaattaaaattgagTAAGATAGATGAGATACAAATAGGTAGTAGATTAGTAGAAgtaaatgatattttttataaaagtacacatatttttacaagtaGACTTACAGTATTAGATTGTGAGAATATAATTAGTACAGGGTTTGTTTGTATGTTACATATTAATGTTATGACAGTACAGTGTAAGATTTTAGAGATAAGAAGTTTagagaagaagaagatgAGATTTTTAAGGGCTGGCCAGAAGGCCCTAGTGAAGATTGAGTGTGAGAAGGAGATAGTTTTGTGTGATAGGGAGCCGAAAGAGAGATTTGCTTTGAGATTAGGGGAGCGTACCTTAGGGGTAGGCATCATAAGatacattttataa
- a CDS encoding ribosomal protein eS26, with protein MPVKRKNHGKNRKNRGSCKPVQCDKCGRCVPKDKAIKRFKIVPLVEAGSMDDVKVASIYDIFEVPRISYKNQYCISCACHARIVRVRSRQGRKIRYDGERRMIK; from the coding sequence ATGCCAGTGAAGAGAAAAAATCACGggaaaaatagaaaaaatagaGGATCTTGTAAACCAGTCCAATGTGACAAATGTGGTAGATGTGTCCCAAAAGACAAGgctataaaaagatttaagaTAGTCCCCCTCGTAGAGGCGGGCTCTATGGACGATGTAAAAGTCGCGTCTATTTATGACATCTTTGAAGTACCAAGAATATCTTATAAAAACCAGTACTGTATTTCGTGTGCTTGTCACGCTAGGATAGTGCGAGTGAGAAGTCGACAAGGAAGAAAAATCAGATATGATGGAGAGAGGCGAATgattaaataa
- a CDS encoding CDC50-like protein, which translates to MWEGLKNIQDDILRQKVKGSFIDPSLSKHSPLPFLFSLLSLIMGCIMTYTYYNIYEISIDYSSTNKFYIYLPKSTVYFYIQIDNFYQSNLKYSKSISYDQLKGERDTNSSMTSPLDYKNGKVYYPAGILPNTFLQDKFTIKNLEINQKDISYKSMRKKIKKSGYERNEVIPPPSWRRYKKIPDLYKNQRFINWIYTAPFYSFRKLWGVIKVEKEGVYELEIESRFPYGNKKVFFSESSWVGTKNYFLSYLLIIMGTIGIIFTYFIYQKVFD; encoded by the coding sequence ATGTGGGAAGGCTTAAAGAATATTCAAGATGATATCTTAAGGCAGAAAGTAAAGGGCTCTTTTATTGATCCTTCTTTATCTAAACATTCCCCTTTACCcttcttattttctttattatctCTCATTATGGGTTGTATTATGACTTATACATATTACAATATATATGAAATATCAATAGACTATTCATCTACAAAcaagttttatatttacttGCCTAAATCTACTGTATATTTCTATATACAAATTGATAACTTCTAtcaatcaaatttaaaatatagtaAAAGTATTAGTTATGATCAATTAAAAGGAGAAAGAGACACAAATTCAAGTATGACTAGTCCTCTAGATTACAAAAATGGTAAAGTTTACTACCCTGCGGGTATCCTCCCTAATACTTTCTTACAGGAtaaatttactataaaaaatctagaAATTAATCAGAAAGATATCTCATACAAGAGTATGAGAAAGAAGATTAAAAAGAGTGGATATGAGAGAAATGAAGTGATACCGCCTCCATCCTGGAGGCGGTATAAGAAAATACcagatttatataaaaatcagaGATTTATAAACTGGATTTATACTGCGCCTTTTTATAGCTTCAGGAAGTTATGGGGAGTCATAAAAGTAGAGAAAGAAGGAGTATATGAATTAGAAATAGAGAGTAGATTTCCTTATGGGAATAAGAAAGTGTTTTTTAGTGAGTCAAGTTGGGTAGGGACTAAGaattatttcttgtctTATTTGTTAATAATAATGGGGACTATAGgaataatatttacataTTTCATATACCAGAAAGTATTTGattaa
- a CDS encoding ATP-binding cassette sub-family F (ABCF3), with protein sequence MNLEEIKKEFLEKLKSFPFESDEEALSWNISQYKINHNLTPIPLETPFTIQPKKSNKKEINKILEDTEEFIYSSSSVDEYSSTDEIYHEDINLFINLSIKSKLIIDSCELLIQRGKKYGLIGRNGIGKTTLLKNIKKRKFGIPRGIKIHMIEQETNLDIKVIDHVGENGTRILMGFGFTKEMCHLNLKDLSGGWRMRSHLAKAININPDLLLLDEPTNYLDIQALNWLEKQIKDLKTVIIVSHDKNFLNNVVDEILHLNDFKIDKYKGNYDTFSYIRNNKLNQIKKEYDNQLRQREHLQSFIDRFRASAARAALAQSKIKQLSKMLPLVVPKKDPIIKFIFDSTSVKGNLIEMRDVKFSYIKNKPIFRDITININNLSRIVVVGTNGQGKSTFLKMLTDNLQNCDGYILKNPELRVGYFAQHFVDNLNVNLRVLDLMLKYFTLEESKRALSNFGLQVENQRIGTLSGGQKSRLTFALINGKKPNLLVFDEPTNHLDMESIEALAECIKKFEGGVVCVSHDLNFVSKAFTEVYVCENQTLRYFNGTPSDYKASIQ encoded by the coding sequence atgaatttagaagaaataaaaaaagaattcttggaaaaattaaaatcttttCCTTTTGAATCAGACGAAGAAGCCTTGTCTTGGAACATCTCCCAGTACAAAATAAACCACAATCTCACTCCCATTCCTCTAGAAACTCCTTTCACTATACaaccaaaaaaatcaaataaaaaagaaataaacaagATATTAGAAGACACAGaagaatttatatattcttcttcttctgtGGATGAGTACTCATCCACAGATGAAATATATCATGAAGATATAaacttatttataaatctaaGTATAAAAAGTAAACTTATTATTGATTCATGTGAATTATTAATCCAGAGAGGGAAGAAATATGGTCTAATAGGAAGAAATGGGATAGGAAAAACCACcctactaaaaaatataaaaaaaaggaaatttGGTATACCAAGAGGAATCAAAATCCACATGATTGAACAAGAAACAAATCTGGATATTAAAGTTATAGACCATGTAGGAGAAAATGGTACTAGAATTCTAATGGGATTTGGGTTTACTAAAGAAATGTGCCACTTAAATCTGAAAGATTTAAGTGGTGGATGGAGAATGAGATCTCATTTAGCAAAagctataaatataaatccagatttattattactAGATGAACCTACTAATTATTTAGATATTCAAGCTTTAAATTGGTtagaaaaacaaatcaaAGATCTTAAAACTGTGATTATTGTATCACATGATAAAAACTTCTTAAATAATGTAGTAGATGAAATATTACATTTAAATGATTtcaaaattgataaatataaaggGAATTATGATACATTTTcatatattagaaataataaattaaatcaaataaagaaagaatatGATAATCAATTAAGACAAAGAGAACATTTACAAAGTTTTATAGATAGATTTAGGGCTAGTGCAGCCAGGGCTGCACTAGCACAAAGTAAAATCAAACAACTTTCTAAAATGCTCCCACTTGTAGTCCCTAAAAAAGACccaattatcaaatttatatttgatagtACAAGTGTAAAAGGGAATTTAATAGAAATGAGAgatgtaaaattttcttatataaaaaataagccTATTTTTAGAGATATaacaattaatataaataatcttAGTAGGATTGTGGTGGTTGGCACAAATGGACAAGGAAAGAGTACTTTCCTTAAGATGTTAACAGATAATTTACAGAATTGTGATGGAtacattttaaagaatCCTGAACTTAGAGTTGGGTATTTTGCACAACATTTTGTAGATAATTTGAATGTTAATTTAAGAGTATTAGATTTaatgttaaaatattttacattagAAGAAAGTAAAAGAGCTTTGTCGAATTTTGGATTACAAGTTGAGAATCAGAGGATTGGGACCCTGTCTGGTGGACAGAAGAGTCGACTTACATTTGCTTTAATAAATGGGAAGAAGCCTAATTTACTAGTATTTGATGAGCCCACTAATCATTTAGATATGGAGTCTATAGAAGCCTTGGCTGAGTGTATAAAGAAGTTTGAAGGAGGAGTAGTGTGTGTGAGTCATGATCTTAATTTTGTAAGTAAAGCCTTTACTGAAGTGTATGTATGTGAGAATCAAACATTAAGATATTTCAATGGGACTCCTTCTGATTACAAAGCCAGTATCCAATAA
- a CDS encoding Rqc2 RqcH-like protein produces MKQRFTFLDIRAIINELKPKLINKFIQNFYTTQQRIIYIKFSSKDILLIEPGIRIHLTSEADDGISHFCNILRKKARRDKVINIYQVGFDRVIVFELTRQKIVVEFFSGGNVFILDENDKILEVFRVVKELDIVKNTEYLFNPVGFDFSWKKFCKMEFNEFLPFEKELVDKLMNKITKAIDNKEIKEDKAIDNYDDKQIEDKAIDNNNEIKEDKAIDNNEMEEDVQDKKGNIKNKDNMKDNNVEIKEDKCNTTDSDYKEKKDKKANNKQVKDNYKDFIKSQIIKNNKIDIFNQIMSEFYDQIQNLQNIGTVQLKKGKPFNFFPYEIASDNKLTFNNFNSAVEYFFSDRKKSKKQNIDKAQKVKDKQYEHIVELENMVEEMSLKADLVLDNEDLVEEIINIHKSVVKNKMKWDDFMKYQDDEKNKGNEVALSIIRSDFKTNSCIINLKNDKNDETTNKDTYDKSTNKNEHFKYDESNLNDKYDKSTDDSNFIEIFFDKSIHQNIKNFYEKKKKLQEKINKTKIAIETVKIKSFKKDEKVKIQRPVFWFEKFHFFFTTNKKLIIGGKNSQQNEILVKKYLLPTSLYFHTESSGGSSIICPNDVILEEAALAALCNSSCWDLNVISPVFYVTGDQVSKIPPTGQYLPKGSFLIRGVKNFLNVYKIEYGLGLLFKTSDDVKEGDFFIKYEDTVFITDPTGYEVDFALPMSGPYKIFKDFYKFKVRILPGKDKKGKVVQGIINEFIKNTEERVIKIIKRISVEEFMNVLPTNIKIGKEIK; encoded by the coding sequence ATGAAACAGagatttacatttttagatattcGTGCAATTATCAACGAACTCAAACCcaaattaataaacaagttcattcaaaatttttatactacCCAACaaagaattatttatataaaattcagTTCTAAAGACATTTTACTCATAGAACCAGGCATAAGAATACATCTAACTTCTGAAGCTGATGATGGTATAAGCCATTTCTGcaatattttaagaaaaaaagctAGACGCGACAaagtaataaatatttatcaagTTGGTTTTGATAGAGTCATAGTGTTTGAACTTACGCGTCAAAAAATCGTAgtagaattttttagtgGTGGAAATGTGTTCATTTTAGatgaaaatgataaaattttggaAGTTTTTAGAGTTGTAAAAGAATTGGatattgttaaaaataCGGAGTATTTGTTTAACCCGGTTGGGTTTGATTTTAGCTGGAAGAAGTTTTGTAAAATGGAAtttaatgaatttttaccatttgaaaaagaattagtagataaattaatgaataaaataacTAAGGCTAtagataataaagaaatcaAAGAAGATAAAGCCATAGACAATTATGATGATAAACAAATCGAAGATAAAGCCATAGACAATAATAATGAAATCAAAGAAGATAAAGCCATAGACAATAATGAAATGGAAGAAGATGTACAAGATAAAAAAGgcaatattaaaaacaaagataACATGAAAGACAATAATGTTGAAATCAAAGAAGATAAATGTAACACAACAGATTCagattataaagaaaagaaagataaaaaagCCAATAATAAGCAagttaaagataattataaagaCTTTATCAAGTcacaaataattaaaaataataaaattgacATTTTTAACCAAATAATGTCAGAATTTTATGACCAAATCCAAAATCTCCAAAATATTGGCACTGTACAACTCAAAAAAGGCAAACCTTTCAATTTTTTCCCATACGAAATCGCTTCTGATAACAAATtaacttttaataattttaattccgcagtagaatattttttttctgatagaaaaaaatcaaaaaaacaaaatattgaCAAAGCTCAAAAAGTCAAAGACAAACAATATGAACATATTGTTgaattagaaaatatgGTCGAAGAAATGTCATTAAAAGCTGATTTGGTACTAGATAATGAAGATTTAgtagaagaaataattaatattcaCAAATCAGtagtaaaaaacaaaatgaaATGGGATgattttatgaaatatCAAGATGATGAGAAAAATAAAGGCAATGAAGTAGCTTTAAGTATAATTAGATCTGATTTTAAAACCAATTCATGTATaataaacttaaaaaatgacAAGAATGATGAAACAACTAATAAAGATACATATGACAAATcaactaataaaaatgaacacTTTAAATATGATGAATCAAACttaaatgataaatatGACAAATCAACTGATGattctaattttattgaaatattttttgataaatcaatacatcaaaatattaaaaatttttacgaaaaaaaaaaaaaattacaagaaaaaatcaataaaactaaaatagCCATAGAAACAGTAAAAATcaaatcatttaaaaaagatgaaaaagtaaaaatccAGAGACCCGTTTTCTGGTTTGAAAAATTCCACTTTTTTTTCAcaactaataaaaaactaataattGGTGGTAAAAATAGTCAACAGAATGAAATATTAgttaaaaagtatttattacccacttctttatatttccaTACTGAGTCATCTGGTGGATCTAGTATAATATGTCCAAATGATGTTATTTTAGAAGAAGCAGCTTTAGCTGCTTTATGTAATAGTTCATGTTGGGATTTAAATGTAATTAGTcctgttttttatgttacAGGTGATCAAGTTTCAAAGATTCCTCCTACTGGTCAATATTTACCAAAAGggtcttttttaattagaggagttaaaaattttttaaatgtttataaaattgaatatgGACTTGGATTGTTATTTAAAACTAGTGATGATGTAAAAGAAggagatttttttattaaatatgaagaTACAGTATTTATTACAGACCCGACTGGGTATGAAGTGGATTTTGCTTTACCTATGAGTGGACcgtataaaatttttaaagatttttataagtttaaAGTGAGGATTTTACCGGGGAAAGATAAGAAAGGGAAAGTGGTACAGGGAATTATAAATGAGTTTATAAAGAACACAGAGGAGAGAGTtataaagataataaaGCGGATAAGTGTAGAGGAATTTATGAATGTGCTTCCTACTAATATCAAAATAGGTAAagagataaaataa
- a CDS encoding Obg-like ATPase 1, whose translation MTIQFTRSSKSNNLTVGIVGLPNTGKSTLFNFLTKNSVPAENYPFCTIDPSFGKVEIDDVRCDNLVKICRPNKVVKACLNVTDIAGLVKGASEGFGLGNCFLNHIRNVDAIFHVVRCFEDAEVLHVDDSVDPLRDIKVVNDELRKKDIETLKKFYDRMIKDNRGKALDKKFKDRLELVEKILKILESSWVNEHSFTDEEVSFISTMDLLTVKNVVYLANVSEEDYEKKRVNKHLKALLSFTRNVIVFSAIYEHTSEKRTPFINKLAKKGYELLNLINFFTVGKDEVRSWTIRRGVTAPQAGAVIHSDFMNYFIMAEVCSYDDMVELGSEAEVKKQGKYHQRGKQYVVNDGDIILFKHNPPTSKLKKKK comes from the coding sequence ATGACAATACAATTTACAAGATCTTCtaaatcaaataatttGACTGTAGGAATAGTTGGCCTTCCTAATACTGGCAAAAGtactttatttaattttcttacTAAAAATTCCGTCCCAGCTGAAAATTATCCATTTTGTACTATTGACCCATCATTTGGTAAAGTCGAGATAGACGACGTTAGATGTGACAATTTAGTGAAGATTTGCCGTCCTAATAAAGTCGTCAAAGCTTGTCTTAATGTGACAGACATTGCCGGCTTAGTAAAAGGCGCCAGTGAGGGATTTGGCTTGggaaattgttttttaaatcatattcGTAACGTAGATGCCATTTTCCATGTAGTGCGCTGTTTTGAAGACGCAGAAGTTTTACATGTTGATGATTCTGTTGATCCACTTCGCGATATAAAAGTTGTCAACGACGAActtagaaaaaaagatatagaaacattaaaaaaattttatgatcgAATGATCAAAGACAATAGAGGAAAAGCATtagacaaaaaatttaaagatagGTTAGAACtagtagaaaaaattttaaaaattttggaaTCTTCTTGGGTAAATGAGCACTCTTTTACTGACGAAGAAGTGTCTTTTATTTCTACTATGGATTTATTGACAGTTAAAAATGTGGTTTATTTAGCAAATGTCAGTGAAGAagattatgaaaaaaaacgaGTTAATAAACATTTGAAAGCTTTGTTGTCTTTTACAAGGAATGTTATTGTTTTTAGTGCTATTTATGAGCATACTAGTGAGAAGAGGACGccttttattaataaattagcTAAAAAAGGGTatgaattattaaatttaataaatttttttactgttGGTAAAGATGAAGTAAGAAGTTGGACAATAAGACGAGGAGTGACTGCCCCGCAAGCGGGAGCAGTCATTCATAGTGATTTtatgaattattttataatggCAGAAGTTTGTTCATATGATGACATGGTTGAACTTGGATCTGAGGCGGAAGTAAAGAAACAAGGGAAATATCATCAGAGAGGTAAACAATATGTAGTGAATGATGgagatattatattatttaaacatAATCCTCCTACCAgtaaacttaaaaaaaagaaataa